A genomic region of Candidatus Methylomirabilota bacterium contains the following coding sequences:
- a CDS encoding response regulator transcription factor gives MRDGKKRVILMPSVRGKNSQRSICPQALLTRGLAGVIHAVTRQIHPSVFQDIVRGVGAEHGGLAASEWRLTHGTVRLYDSHTGVQCLKAVAQQCGWKLQVAVESADVLRITILECRYTEPRESGWYLCELAAGLFAGVVAETIGYAKVSVGPCSETPPLDCAFTIYLRESEEHPEIPDIVHPYIEKKSVLFKERALNGVLDERLTPCELQVLRLIAQGLSDKQIAASLQRSVRTVENHAARIRQKLRIGSRTGLVRFAFRTRLIEL, from the coding sequence ATGAGAGACGGCAAGAAGCGTGTGATTCTGATGCCTAGTGTTCGCGGCAAGAACAGCCAGCGATCGATTTGTCCGCAGGCGCTACTGACCAGAGGGCTGGCGGGCGTGATCCATGCAGTCACAAGACAGATCCACCCTTCGGTTTTTCAAGACATCGTCCGCGGCGTAGGGGCGGAGCACGGCGGACTCGCAGCGTCCGAGTGGCGGCTGACGCATGGCACAGTAAGACTGTATGACAGCCATACCGGCGTTCAATGCCTGAAGGCGGTAGCGCAGCAGTGTGGGTGGAAGCTTCAGGTAGCGGTGGAGTCCGCTGACGTGCTGCGTATTACCATACTGGAGTGCCGGTACACGGAGCCGCGTGAATCCGGATGGTACCTGTGCGAGCTTGCTGCAGGGCTCTTTGCCGGGGTTGTGGCGGAGACGATCGGTTATGCAAAGGTCTCTGTCGGCCCATGTTCAGAGACGCCGCCGCTCGACTGCGCTTTTACGATCTATCTCCGGGAGTCCGAGGAGCATCCGGAGATACCCGACATCGTCCATCCGTACATCGAAAAAAAGTCGGTCCTGTTTAAGGAAAGAGCACTGAACGGCGTCCTGGATGAGCGTCTGACGCCGTGCGAGTTGCAGGTCCTCCGGCTCATTGCTCAGGGTCTTTCCGACAAGCAGATCGCCGCATCCCTTCAACGATCCGTTCGGACCGTCGAGAACCATGCCGCGCGAATCCGCCAGAAACTTCGCATCGGCAGCCGTACCGGGCTGGTCCGATTTGCGTTTCGCACTCGTCTGATCGAGCTATAA
- a CDS encoding GAF domain-containing protein, protein MRDQIDTRQLTSQLRWIPQAASAGAVVVGGLVLVGWWLDVATLKSPMLGFHAIKANTALAFVLIGLSLWWSQAEFTSRWKRGVSQVCAAIVALVGLLTLSEYLFGWDVGIDQLMAKDLQEITEPYHVSGRMAFVSGLNFLLLGSALLLLEVETRRSYQYAPVLAVVAAASAVLSLVAYLYGGAAVHQVYPRETVAPHTALLFLVLAVGILFARSQHGIVSFVMSDTAAASAARRLMLIVIVLSVFLGWMRLMGERLNLFGTEFGLALIVVFGILGLTGSIYWQAKSLMRAELYQRGINEMSAVLGRSLQLEEIYPAFAEAVKAVLPYHRISVVVPDGESLVAVLSVAESPLQAYQRKVWRRRSDTAVEWVIAHKTPRLIRDLTREQGFADEAFVAQEGVRATLILPLVAGGETVGVFVIDSRTPGVYSEGHEDLVGLIGKQLALAIQNANLYAQVKRHAVELQQQVDERTQQLQEATRRAEEASRHKSVFLANMSHELRTPLNAILGFSDLLRDQAFGSLSAKQARYAHHIHTSGRHLLTLINDLLDLSKVEAGKLTLRPEPFALSEALTAALQEIHPLADPKRLTLTLDTDTVPAVLTADPIRFKQIVYNLLSNAVKFTPEDGRITVTVRIVSDAGHQEAGGGCEFVEIAVTDTGIGIAAEDLPKLFGRFSQLETTKQSQGSGLGLALTRQLVELHGGTITAASAGPSQGSRFTVRLPMAPAASSEPRAR, encoded by the coding sequence ATGCGCGATCAAATCGACACTCGTCAGCTCACATCGCAATTGCGGTGGATTCCACAAGCTGCAAGCGCGGGTGCGGTCGTAGTCGGCGGTCTGGTCCTGGTCGGCTGGTGGCTTGACGTTGCTACCCTCAAGAGCCCGATGCTAGGGTTTCACGCCATAAAGGCAAATACGGCGCTCGCCTTCGTTCTGATCGGCCTCTCTCTCTGGTGGTCGCAAGCAGAGTTTACCAGTAGGTGGAAGCGGGGAGTCTCCCAGGTCTGCGCAGCGATCGTCGCCCTCGTCGGTCTGCTCACGCTCAGCGAATATCTATTTGGGTGGGATGTGGGGATCGACCAACTGATGGCCAAAGATCTCCAAGAGATCACTGAACCTTATCATGTGTCGGGCCGGATGGCGTTTGTGAGTGGGCTGAACTTTCTTCTGCTCGGCAGCGCCCTTCTGCTGCTGGAAGTCGAGACACGCCGCAGCTATCAGTACGCTCCGGTCCTTGCGGTTGTGGCGGCCGCATCCGCTGTCTTGAGCCTTGTGGCGTACCTCTACGGCGGGGCCGCGGTGCATCAGGTCTATCCTCGGGAAACAGTCGCTCCCCACACGGCCCTGCTGTTCCTCGTGCTTGCCGTCGGCATCCTGTTCGCTCGATCGCAGCATGGGATCGTGAGTTTCGTAATGAGCGATACTGCCGCTGCCTCCGCCGCGCGGCGCCTGATGCTCATCGTGATCGTGCTCTCGGTTTTCCTCGGCTGGATGAGACTCATGGGCGAACGGCTGAACCTCTTCGGCACGGAGTTCGGGCTGGCGCTCATCGTGGTGTTCGGTATCCTCGGGTTGACAGGGAGCATCTACTGGCAGGCGAAGTCGCTGATGCGGGCGGAACTGTATCAGCGCGGGATCAATGAGATGTCCGCGGTGTTGGGGCGGTCGCTGCAGCTTGAGGAGATCTATCCCGCCTTTGCCGAGGCGGTCAAGGCGGTCCTTCCCTACCATCGGATCTCTGTCGTGGTGCCGGATGGGGAGTCGCTGGTCGCAGTGCTCTCGGTCGCCGAGTCGCCCCTGCAAGCCTATCAGCGAAAGGTGTGGCGTCGGCGGTCGGATACCGCCGTCGAGTGGGTCATCGCCCACAAAACCCCTCGTCTGATCCGGGACCTGACGCGGGAGCAAGGTTTTGCCGATGAAGCGTTCGTCGCGCAGGAGGGGGTGCGCGCGACCCTGATACTGCCCCTTGTCGCGGGGGGCGAGACGGTAGGAGTCTTCGTGATAGACAGCCGGACTCCGGGTGTGTATTCAGAAGGCCACGAGGATCTGGTGGGCCTCATTGGGAAGCAGCTTGCGCTCGCCATCCAAAATGCCAACCTCTACGCTCAGGTCAAGCGCCACGCCGTAGAGCTGCAGCAGCAGGTCGATGAGCGGACGCAGCAACTCCAGGAGGCCACTCGCCGGGCAGAGGAAGCCTCCCGCCACAAGTCTGTCTTCCTGGCCAACATGTCCCACGAACTGCGGACGCCCCTGAACGCGATCCTCGGTTTTTCCGACCTGCTGCGCGACCAGGCCTTTGGGTCGCTCTCCGCTAAGCAGGCTCGCTACGCGCACCATATCCACACCAGCGGCCGCCACCTGCTGACCCTGATTAACGACCTACTGGATCTGTCCAAAGTCGAGGCGGGTAAACTGACCCTGCGTCCCGAGCCCTTTGCCCTCTCTGAAGCGCTGACCGCCGCGCTGCAAGAGATCCACCCCCTAGCCGACCCGAAACGGCTTACCCTGACGCTGGACACCGACACGGTGCCGGCCGTCCTCACCGCCGACCCGATCCGCTTCAAGCAGATCGTCTACAACCTGTTGTCGAATGCTGTCAAGTTCACCCCAGAGGACGGTCGGATCACGGTCACTGTACGGATTGTGTCAGACGCCGGGCATCAGGAGGCAGGAGGTGGGTGTGAGTTCGTCGAAATTGCCGTGACCGACACCGGGATTGGGATCGCGGCGGAGGATCTCCCCAAGCTCTTCGGGCGCTTCAGCCAGCTCGAGACGACCAAGCAGTCCCAGGGGAGCGGCTTGGGCCTCGCGCTCACCCGGCAGTTGGTCGAACTGCACGGGGGGACGATCACGGCCGCATCCGCCGGCCCAAGCCAGGGAAGCCGTTTTACGGTGCGGCTTCCGATGGCGCCGGCCGCGAGTTCGGAGCCAAGAGCGCGATGA
- a CDS encoding response regulator, producing MTQAVILIVEDNPLGRELAKEILDAAGYTVLSAEDGVGLLERVTRERPDLILMDLQLPDIDGFSLIRDLKAHDETRQIPVVVTTAYSHPEAQAKAIETGCAAYLTKPLDSHVLLRTVADVLAR from the coding sequence ATGACACAGGCAGTGATTCTGATCGTGGAAGATAATCCGCTCGGCCGGGAGCTGGCGAAGGAGATTCTCGACGCGGCGGGGTATACCGTCCTGTCGGCAGAGGATGGCGTCGGCCTATTGGAACGGGTCACGCGTGAGCGGCCGGATCTCATTCTTATGGACCTGCAACTCCCCGATATCGACGGCTTCTCGCTCATCCGCGACCTCAAGGCGCATGACGAGACCCGCCAGATTCCGGTCGTCGTCACAACCGCGTATTCTCATCCGGAGGCGCAAGCCAAGGCGATCGAGACCGGCTGTGCCGCCTACCTCACCAAACCCCTCGATTCCCACGTCCTGCTGAGGACCGTCGCGGACGTACTCGCGCGCTGA
- a CDS encoding response regulator transcription factor, with protein sequence MARGGRNTGGQQPIPRQTLLMKALIGLIQAAERQLAPSALQAMVREVGAQLGRQAVSEYSLTRNGGERLAGYTWAECLKEIGEQFGWTLEVSVESGGVIRVTVLDCRIAERDESGSYLCELGSGLFGGVMAEAFGDVKVCVSGCSETLPRNCVFAIYYRTSEESMAAFGVVYQRITDQPAAQRAEGLVERKLGVRLTSREAQILQHIALGLSDKEIAESLGLSVRTVENHAARIRKKLNIGNRVALVRFALRTGLADLS encoded by the coding sequence GTGGCGCGTGGTGGTCGTAACACGGGCGGCCAGCAACCGATCCCTCGGCAGACATTGCTGATGAAGGCGCTGATCGGGCTGATCCAAGCCGCCGAGAGGCAACTCGCCCCTTCGGCGCTTCAAGCGATGGTTCGGGAGGTCGGGGCGCAGTTGGGCCGGCAGGCGGTGTCCGAGTACTCTTTGACGCGCAACGGGGGTGAACGGCTCGCCGGTTATACCTGGGCCGAGTGTCTGAAGGAGATCGGGGAGCAGTTCGGGTGGACGCTTGAGGTCTCGGTCGAGTCGGGGGGCGTGATTCGCGTCACCGTGCTGGACTGCCGGATTGCGGAGCGGGATGAATCCGGATCGTATCTGTGCGAGCTAGGCTCCGGACTCTTTGGCGGGGTCATGGCGGAGGCGTTTGGCGACGTCAAGGTCTGCGTGAGCGGATGCTCGGAGACGCTGCCGCGCAATTGCGTCTTTGCGATCTACTACCGCACGTCCGAGGAGAGCATGGCGGCATTCGGGGTCGTCTATCAGCGTATAACCGATCAACCGGCGGCCCAGCGTGCCGAGGGGCTAGTGGAGAGGAAACTAGGCGTGCGCCTGACATCCCGCGAGGCGCAGATTCTCCAGCATATCGCGCTCGGTTTATCCGACAAGGAGATCGCTGAGAGCCTCGGACTGTCCGTTCGGACCGTCGAGAACCACGCTGCGCGAATCCGCAAGAAGCTCAACATCGGTAACCGCGTCGCGCTGGTCCGGTTTGCGCTTCGCACCGGTCTGGCCGATCTGTCCTAG